Within Stella humosa, the genomic segment GGCTGCGCCCAACTTCACCGGGATCATAGGTCGTCATAACGGGAGCCGCCGTACGCCTGAAGGTTGATGTTCAGGCACCTGTGGCACCCGACAGGCGGATAACGCGCCGCGGGGCAGCCTATTCCGCCGGATATCCGTCATCAACGGCCGACTTGCCGCAGGGCGCCGACGCCGGGATCAGGGGGTGACCTGGGCCACCCCGTGCAGCTGCGCCACATGCTCGCGGAAGGCCGTCAGCTCCGGCCCGCGCAGGTCGCGGGGCGCCGGCATCAGCGCGTGCATCGGGTTGGTGGCCTGCCCGTCGACCAGCACCGAGAAATCCAGGTGCGGGCCGGTCGAGCGGCCGGACGAGCCGACATAGCCGATCACTTCGCCCTGGCGGACGGTTGCCAGTTCGGTGACGCCGGGGGCGTAGTCGCTGAGGTGGCCATAGGCCGTCGCCAGGCCCCCGCCATGGTTGATGCGGACATAGCGGCCATAGGCGCCGCGCCAGCCGGCCCATTCGACGACGCCGTCGGCGGACGCGACGATGGGCGTGCCGATCGGCGCGGCCAAGTCGATGCCGCGGTGGAACATGCGGCGCTTCAGCTTGGGGTGGCGGCGCCAGCCGAATTCGGAGGTCAGGCGGGCGTCGGCCACCGGCATGGTGAGCGTCAACGGCGCCACGCTGCGGCCGCGCTCGTCGAAATAGCCGGCCGCCCCGTCGTGGGGCATGTAGCGATAGATGCGATGGTCGTGCCCGGCGACGCGCACGCCGATGTAGCGCGCGATATAGCTGGTGCCGCGGTCCTGGCCGTCGCGACGCTCGGCCAGGATCTCGAAGGCCGACCCGCGCGGCACCGGCCGCGGCAGGTCCGGGTCGAGCGCCAGCAGGCGGTCGACCTCCTCGGCCAGGGCGGGCGGCACCTCGGCGGTGGCGAGCGAGGCGCGCCAGTCGGCCGAGACGCTGCCGGTCATGGTGACCAGGGTGGCGGCGCGTGTGTCCTTGCCCTCGGACGCGGTGAAGGTGCCGTCGGCGCTGCGCACCAGCATGGCGTCGCCGCCCTGCGCCCGGACCACGCGCAGGGCCGTCAGGTTGCGCTCGCCGGCGTCGTTGGCGCCGTCGATCACCAGTTCGATGCGGTCGCCGCGCACCAGGCGGGCGCGCTCCTCGATGTCCTCGAAGGCATCGACGGCGGCAATCAGGTCGTCGGGATTGACGTTCTCGCGCACCAGCACGTCGATCAGGGTCTCGTCATCCTCGATGAGGGCGATGACCCGACGGTCGCGCGGGGCGGGCGCGGCCGTGGCCGATGCCGTGCGGTAGAGGCTCTTGCTGGCGGCGGGAGCAGCGGGGGCTGGAAGGGCCAGATATCCGCCGGCACGGGCGGGAACGATCTTGGGGGCCGGGGCGTTCTTCGATAGCGGCTTGCCCTTGGCGTCGCGCCCCTGGGGCTTGGCGGGCGGCAGCTTGGCGGCGGCCTTGGTCGTCTTGCCCGGCGGCGTCGGCTTGGCGGCTGGCGCCTTGGCCGGGAGTGTCAGCGGCTTGACCCCCGGGCGGGCCGGGGCGGCCTTGGCAAGACCCGGCTTGGCTTGCGGCAGGGCCAGGACCATCTTGGCCGGCGGCGGCTTCTTCTGCGGGGTTATGGCCTGCTTGGCCGTGGCGGCGGAGGCCGGACTTTCGCCTGGAAGAACCGCGGCGATGGCGGCGGCGAGCACGAACGCCGAAGTCTTCCCCCAGAATGACGCGAAGACCCCGCGCGATCCAACTCTACCCATGCCCCCCTCCAAGCCCGGTGATACCACCGGCGGGCCCCCAACCCGCCTTTGTGAACGATTGTTACGAAAGCCACAGGGCGTGTCAAACAACCATCTGTGGACGGGTGCGGCAAACGACGCTCTTGACGTCACCGGAATGCAGGCAAAATCGATTGATTCGGCCGAGTGATCCCATGCTGCGCCTGCGAAAAAAGACGACGACTAGGCTTCGACCCGGCCGCCGTCCGGCGCGAATCACTCGCGGGTGAGCGCGTCGCGCACCAGGGCGATGGTTTCGGCCACGCCGAACAGGACGATGAAGGAGCCCATGCGCGGCCCCTCGCTCTGCCCGAACAGCACCTCGTACATCGCCTTGAACCAGTCGCGGAGCTGGGCGAAGGGGTGGCGCTTGCCGATCTCGTAGATGGCGTTCTGGATGGCCGTGGCGTCGGCGCCCGGCGGCAGCGCTTCCAGGGTCGCCACCAGGTCCTCCAGTGCGGCCCGCTCGACGTCGGTCGGTGCCCGCGGGTTCTGCTTGGGCTTGATGATGTCCTGGTAGTAGCGGACAGCGTAGCCGGCCAGCCGGTCGAGGGCGGGCGCATTGTCCGGCGTCGTGCCGGGGGCGTAGCGGCTGATGAAGCCCCACAGCACATCCTTGGTCTCGGCATGGGCGACGCCGACCAGGTTCAGCAGCACGCCGAAGGTCAGCGGCACGTCGGCCGCGGGCGTGTTGTCGCCATGGATGTGCCAGGCCGGGTTCTCCAGCCGGGCGGCGGGCGCCTCGTTCGGGTACTTCTCCAGGAACGTCAGGTACTCGTCGACCGCCCGCGGGATGACGTCGAAATAGAGCCGCTTGGCCCGGCGCGGCTGCTGGTACATGAAGAGCGACAGCGATTCCGGCGGCGCGTAGGCCAGCCAGTCCTCCACCGACAGGCCGTTGCCGCGCGACTTGGAGATCTTCTGGCCGCTGTCGTCCAGGAACAGCTCGTAGTTGAAGCCTTCGGGCGGCACCGCGCCCAGGATGCGCGCGATCTGGCCGGACAGACGCACGCTGTCGATCAGGTCCTTGCCCGCCATCTCGTAATCGACGCCCAGCGCCACCCAGCGCATGGCCCAGTCGCACTTCCATTGCAGCTTGCAGTGGCCGCCCGTCACCGGCTGCTCGACCGTCCGTCCGTCCTCGTCCTGGAAGACGATGGTGCCGGCATCGACGTCGCGGTGGGTGATCGGCACCTGGAGGACGCGGCCGGTGCTGGGGCTGATCGGCAGGAACGGGCTGTAGGTCGCCTGGCGCTCCGCCCCCAGGCTCGGCAGCATCACCGCCATTACCTCGTCGTAGCGCTGCAGCACCGTCATCAGGGTCTGGTCGAAGCGGCCGGAGCGATAGCAGTCGGTGGCGCTCTGGAACTCGTAGTCGAAGCCGAACCTGTCCAGGAATGCCCGCAGGCGGGCATTGTTGTGCGCGCCGAAGCTGTCATGCGTGCCGAACGGGTCGGGCACGGCGGTCAGCGGCTTGCCCAGGTGCGGGCGCAGCAGGTCCGGGTTCGGCACGTTGTCCGGCACCTTGCGCAGCCCGTCCATGTCGTCGGAGAAGGCGAAGAGCCGGGTCGGCAGGTCGGACAGCAGGCCGAACGCGCGGCGCACCATGGTCGTGCGCACGACCTCGCCGAAGGTGCCGATATGCGGCAGGCCGGACGGGCCGTAGCCGGTTTCGAACAGGACATAGCCCTTGTCGGGGGCTTTATTGGCGAAGCGTTCCTGCAGCCGCCGTGCCTCCTCGAAAGGCCATGCCTTCGCGCTTTGCGCCAGGCCGCGCTGCTCCGGGTCCGCCACCGATCGTCTCCTGCTGCTGCTGGGAAAAAGGACCGGCGAAGCTATGCGCTGGCGCGGGCAGCGTCAACGCCGCCCCGCGCGGGCCCTTCTCCTTATATATAGGGGCATGAACGAGTCGCCCGTCCCCGCGCCCCTGGCGCCCTCCCTCGTCGTCGGCCTGCGCGAGGCGGCGTGGCTGCCGGCCGACGGCGGTGGGGTGGAGGTGCTGGGCCTGGCGGCCGCGCGCGCGCGGGTCGAGGACGCCGCGCCCTACGTCGTCCATGGCCGGGCCGCCGCCCGGCGCCTGGGCCTGGATTCCTTTCCCTGTCTCGACCTGCTGGAACTCTATGCCTTCGTGCGGCCGGCCACCTTCTGCGTGCCGACGCCGCGCGGGCTGGCCCAGGCGCTGGGCTTCGAGCCGCCGGACGAGCGCACCCAGGCAGCCGAACTGCTGCCGCGCCTGGCGGAGCGCCTGCTGGCCGACCTGGCCGAGGAGGGCGACGCCGATGCCCGCGCCATCGCGCGCGCCATGGCCCGCGGCGGCTGGATCTGGGCGCCGGCCGTGCTGGCGGCCTTCGGCGAGACGGTCGACCCCCAGCGCGCCACGACGGCGGGCCTGGAGGTGTGGCGCGGCCTGGGCGAATGGTCCGAGCACGCGCCCGAGCCGCCGTCCGGCTCGCTGCCCGTGGCCGCCGACGAGGCGGAGGCGCGCCTGGCCGAACTGCTGGGGCCGGGGGCCGAGCGCCGGCCGCAGCAGGTGGAATATGCCGCCGCCGCCACCGCCGCCTTCGTGCCGCGCGAGCGCGCGGGCGAGCCGCATGTCGTGCTGGCCGAGGCCGGGACGGGCGTCGGCAAGACGCTGGGCTACCTGGCGCCGGCCACGCTCTGGGCCGAGCGCAACGGCGGCGCCGTCTGGGTCTCGACCTATACCCGCAACCTGCAGCGCCAGATCGACGACGAGCTGGACCGGCTGCATGCCGACCCGTTGCTGAAGGCGCGCCGCGTCGTCGTGCGCAAGGGGCGCGAGAACTATCTCTGCCTGCTGAACTTCGAGGAGGCGGTGGGTGCTGCCCGCGGCCGGCCCGCCGATGCCATCCCGCTCGGCCTGATGGCGCGCTGGGCCGCGGCGTCGCGCGACGGCGACATGGTGGGGGGCGACTTCCCGGCCTGGCTGGCGCAGTTGGTCGGCCGCGGCCGCACCCTGGGCCTGACCGACCGGCGTGGCGAGTGCGTCTATTCCGCCTGCCCGCACTACCACAAATGCTTCATCGAGCGCAGCGTGCGCCGGGCGCGCCGGGCCGACATCGTCGTCGCCAACCATGCGCTGGTGATGGTGCAGGCAGCATTGGGCGGCATGGACGACACGCTGCTGCCGACCCGCCTGGTGTTCGACGAGGGCCATCATGTCTTCGACGCGGCCGACGGCGCCTTCGCGTCGCACCTGTCGGGGCAGGAGACGTCCGACCTCCGGCGCTGGCTGCGCGGGGCCGAGGGCGGGCGCAGCAGCCGCGCCCGCGGCCTGCGCCGACGGGTGGAAGACCTGGTGACCGGCGACGAGGTGGCCGAGCGCGCGCTGGAGGACATCCTGATCGCGGCCGCGTCCCTGCCGGGCGAGGGCTGGCTGCCGCGCCTGGCCGGCGGCAAGCCCGAAGGCCCGGCCGAGGCGTTCCTGACCCTGGTGCGCCAGCAGGTGCATGCCCGTTCGCCCGACCGCGACGCCTCGAACTACGGCAAGGAGGCCGCCGTCTGGCCGCCGGTCGAGGGCCTGCTGGAGGTGGCGGCCGCGCTGGAGGACGCGCTGGCCCGGCTCGGCCGGCCGATGCGCACGCTGGTGGACCGGCTGAAGGCGCTGCGCGACGACGAGGCCGAGGAGGTCGACACCGCCACCCGCCTGCGCCTCGACGCCATCATCCGCGGCATCGCGCGGCGCGCCGACGGCGAGGTCGCCGGCTGGCAGAAGATGCTGCGCGACCTGGCCCGCGACACCCCGGTCGAATTCGTCGACTGGCTGGCGGTCGAGCGGTTCGAGGGGCACGACCTGGATGTCGGCATGTACCGCCACTGGATCGACCCGACCGTGCCGTTCACCGAAGCGGTGGTGAAGCCCGCCCACGGCGTCGTCGTCACCTCGGCCACCCTGACCGACGGCAGCGGCGATCCCGATGCCGACTGGTCGGCGGCCGAGGAGCGGACGGGGGCCCGCCACCTGCCGCGCCCGGCCCTGCATGCGCGCGTGCCATCCCCCTTCGACTATGCCCGCCAGACCCGCGTGCTGGTGGTGACCGACCTGCGCCGCGACGATGTCGACCAGACGGCGGCCGCCTATCGCGCCCTGTTCCTGGCGTCGGGCGGCGGCGCGCTCGGCCTCTTCACCGCCGTCAGCCGGCTGCGCCAGGTCCATCACCGCATCGCGCCGGCGCTCGATGCCGCGGGCCTGCCGCTCTATGCCCAGCATGTCGACGGGCTCGACACGACGACCCTGGTCGACATCTTCCGGGCGGAAGAGGAAAGCTGCCTGCTCGGCACCGATGCGGTGCGCGACGGGGTCGACGTGCCCGGCCGCTCGCTGCGCCTCATCGTGTTCGACCGCGTGCCCTGGCCCCGGCCCGACATCCTGCACAAGGCCAGGCGGGCTGCCTTCGGCGGGGCCGCCTATGACGAGCGGCTGACGCGCTTCCGCCTGCGCCAGGCGTTCGGCCGCCTGGTGCGCCGGGCCGACGACACCGGCGTCTTCGTGCTGCTGGACCGCGCCTTCCCGTCGCGCCTGCACGGCGCCTTTCCGCCCGGCGTCACGGTGGTGCGCATGGGCCTGGCCGATGCGGTGCAGGCGACGCGCGGCTTCCTGATGCCGCCGGCCCACGACCAGGCCGGCTCAGCCGAGCAGGGTCAGGACCACCGATAGGGTGACGAAGGAGGCGGCCGTGGTCGACAGGATGGCGGTCGAGGTGCCGGCGACATAGATGCCGTAGCGCTGGGCCACGACGAAGGCGAGCGCGCCCGTCGGCAGGGCGGACATGATGACGGCGGCGGCTGCCCAGTGCCGGTCCATGGTGAAGACGCCGAACGCGAGCCAGGCGGCGATCAGCGGCTGGATCGCCAGCTTGCAGAGCGTGATCCAGGCCAGCTCCGGCAGGTTGCCCGCCAGCGGCTTGCCGACCAGGAACAGGCCGATGGCGAAGAGGGCGCCCGGCCCGGCCGTCGCCCCCAGCAGGTCGAGATAGGTCGCGACCGGCCGCGGCAGGCCGATGCCGGCGGCCGACATCGCCAGCCCCGCGGCCGTCGCCCCCAGCAGCGGGTTGCGCAACAGGGCCAGGCCCAGGTCGCGCGCCACCCCGCGGCGGGCGCGCCCGGGCCGGCCGATCTCCGTCACGGCGATCGCCAGCACCAGGCCGATGCCGACGGTGAAGACCGTCGCCACCACGGCCGGCAGGGCGCGATCGGCGCCGAAGGCGGTGATGTAGAGCGGGATGCCCATGTAGCCGGTATTGGCGAAGCTGGCCGACAGCCCCTGCAGGCCGCGATGGGCGAGGCTGGGGCCAGCCGCTAACAGACTGGCCGAGAACAGGCCGGTCGCCATGCCCAGCAGGTAGGTGGCGATGAAGGCGCCGCCGAAGGCTGCCAGGAAGGGCAGGTGGAACACGTCGGCCACCGGCACCTTCACCATGGCGTGGAACAGCAGGGCCGGCAGCGCAAACCAGTAGACGAAGCCGTTCAGCGCCTCGCTGGCGGCGTCGCCCAGCAGGCGCAGGCGGCCGGCGCCGTAGCCCGACGCCATGAGGGCGAAGACCGGCAGGACCACATTGACCACCGCCTCCACCGCTTACACCCCCGTAACTTGACAATCCGCGCGGCAGTCCTCCACATCCGCGGCCACTCCACAGAAGCGGACGCCATGATGCTCACCCCCCAGGACGCCTTGATCTACACGATGGTGATGGTGGCTGCCGCCGACAGCGACATGACCGACCCGGAGGTCTCGACGATCGGCGAAATCGTCAGCCACCTGCCGATCTTCCAGAATTTCGAGCAGGGGCGCCTGCCGCGCACGGCGGCCGCCTGTGCCGAGATCATGCAGCAGGATGACGGGCTCGACGTGGCGCTCGACCAGATCAAGGCAGCCCTGCCGGCCAAGCTGCGGGAAACCGCCTATGCGCTGGCCTGCGACGTGGTCGCGGCCGACACCAAGGCCAGCCAGGAAGAGCTCCGCCTGCTGGAGATGATCCGCCACCGGCTCGACGTCGACCGCCTGACGGCGGCCGCCATCGAGCGCGGCGCCCGGGCGCGCTACGCCCGGGCCTGACGGACTGGGTGACATGAGGGGGGCGGGCAACCGCCCCCTTTTCAGGTGAGCGTCTCCAGCATCCGCAGCATCAGCCGGGCGCGCGGCTCGAACGACGAGTAGTAGGCCTGCTCGTAGTCGGTATGGGCACCCTTGCCGTCGACGCCCAGCCCGTCCAGCGTCGGCACGCCGACGGCGGCCGTGAAGTTGCCGTCGCTGCCGCCGCCGGTGACGACGCAATCCTCCAACTCGAAGCCGATCTCGGCCGCCAGCATCTTCGCGTGGTCGAACAGCTTGGCGATCTTCTCGTCCTTCTGGTAGGGCGGCCGGTTCATGCCGCCGGTCACCGTCACCTTCACGCCGGGCTCGTCGCTCGTGATGCCCAGGATGCGGGCCACCATCTCCTCGCCGGTCGCCGCGTCGGGCACGCGCAGGTCGACCTCGGCCGTGCAGAATTGCGGCACGACGTTGACGCCGGTGCCGCCGCTGATCAGGCCGACATTGGTGGTGATGCCGCGGTCATAGTCGGTCATCCCCTCCAACTCCAGGATCAGCTTGGCCATGGCGCGCACGGCGCTGCGGCCGTCCTCGTGGCGGGCGCCGGCATGGGCGGGGCGGCCCTCGATCTCGACGACGAAGCGGCCGACGCCCTTGCGCGAGGTGACGATCTTGCCGCCGTCGCGCGCGGGCTCGGTCACCAGGACATACTTGTTCTTCAGCGCCTCGGCCTCGATCAGCGCACGCGAGGTCGGGCTGCCGACCTCCTCCTCGGGCACGAACATGAAGGTGACCGGCAGCGGCGTCTGCCGCCCGGCCCGCATCAGGTGCTGGTAGGCATAGAAGGCGAGGTAGGCGCCGCCCTTCATGTCGTAGATGCCGGGGCCGAACACCACGTCGCCCTGCCGCTCGAAGCGCAGCTTCTCGATCATGCCGATCGGGTGGACGGTGTCGATGTGCGACAGCACCAGGATGCCCGGGCCGTCGCCGCCCCACTGCGTGCGCGCCTTCAGGATGTCGCCCCAGCCGTCGCGGCCGGGCGTGCGCTCGATGATGGCGCCCAGGCGCGCCAGCCCGTCCTGGACATGGTCGGCCATGCGGTTGACGGCGGCCGCGTCGGTCGAGGGGCTCTCGATCGAGACCCACTGGCGGATGCCCTCGAAGATTTCCTCGGCGCTGATGACGGGCTCGTTGCGCGACGCTTCATTCATGGATGGCACGCTCCGGTGCATGGGGCAGGGGATGGGGCAGGGATGGAATGGCGCCAACATATCGGGAAAATTTCTGGCGCGCATGCATCGTCGCCCTCTTGCGGAACGCTTACTAAGATATATCTTAGTGCTGTCTAAGACAGAAAGGGAGCACCCATGCATTCCCATCATCGCCATGACGGCGACCATCGCTTCCATGCCCGCCGCGCCGGCCGCGACGATTCCGATAGCCATTTCGGCCGCCATGACGGGGGCCGGCACGAACGCGGCGGGCGCGGCGGGCGCGGCGGCGGCCGGCGGATGTTCGAATCGGGCGAGCTGAAGCTGGTCCTGCTGCGCCTGCTGGAAGACCAGCCGCGCCACGGCTACGACTTCATCCGCGAGATCGAGACGCGCACCGGCGGCGCCTACGTGCCCAGCCCCGGCGTCGTCTATCCGACCCTGACGCTGCTGGACGACCTGGGCCACATCGCCGAGGCACGGGCGGACGGAACCCGGCGCCTCTATTCGATCACCGATGCCGGCCGCGCCGAACTCGAGGCCAATCGCGCCGATGCCGAGGCGGCGACCGCGCGCCTGTCCGCCCTGGGGGCGGAGCGCGAGCGCGTCGATGGCGGTCCGGTGCGGCGCGCCATGCACAACCTGAAGGAAGTGCTGCACCAGCGCCTGGCCAGCGAGGGCGTCGACCGCCAGATCCTGTTCGACGTGGCGGCCATCATCGACGAGGCGGCCGGCCGGATCGAGCGCCTCTAGGCCGGGACGCACGGTCCGGGCGGGGCGGATTGCCCTACGGCGGCTTGCGAACCGCCGCCGTTCGGCCTATCCGCTTCCTTCCCATGGATATCTATCGTGCGGCCCTGCCGCTCATCCGCGCGCTCCCGGCAGAGCCGGCGCACGACCTGACCCTGCGCCTGCTGGAGTATGGCCTGGCGCCCGCGCCGCGCCCGATGGCCGAGCCGCTGTCGCTGGCGATCGACCTGTGGGGCCGGCGCTTTCCCAACCCGGTCGGGCTGGCGGCCGGGTTCGACAAGGATGCCCGGGTGCCGGCCCGCATGCTGCGCTTCGGCTTCGGCTTCGTGGAGACGGGCACGGTCACGCCGCTGCCCCAGGCCGGCAACCCCAAGCCGCGCCTCTTCCGCCTGCCCGAGGACCGGGGCGTGGTGAACCGCTTCGGCTTCAACAATCGCGGCCTGGAAGCCTATGTGACGCGCCTTCAGGCGCTGGCCGCGGCCGGCCGGCCCGGCATCGTCGGCGCCAATGTCGGCAAGAACAAGGACCAGGCCGACGCCGTGGCCGACTATGTCGCCGGCATCGAGCGGGTGGCGGGTCTGGCCGACTATCTGGTCGTCAACGTCTCGTCTCCCAACACGCCCGGCCTGCGCGACCTGCAACGGCGAGAGCCGCTGCTGGCGCTGGCCCGGGCGGTGCTGGCGGCCCGCGCGCGGGTCGTGCCGGTCGATGCGCCGCCGCTGCTGCTGAAGGTGGCACCCGACCTGTCGCCGGACGATCGCGCCGACATCGCCTTCGTGGCGCTGGAAAGCGGCATCGACGGGCTGATCGTCGGCAACACCACCGTGTCGCGCCCCGCCGGCCTGTCCGGCGCGGCGCGCGGGGAGCCGGGCGGCCTCAGCGGCCGGCCGCTCTTCCGTCTCTCGACCGACGTGCTGGCCGACCTCTGGCGCCTGACCCAGGGCCGCATCCCCATCGTCGGCGCCGGCGGCGTGTCGAGCGGGGCCGAGGCCTATGCCAAGATCCGCGCCGGCGCCTCGCTGGTGCAGCTCTATACCGCGCTGGTCTATGAGGGGCCGGGGCTGGTGGGGCGCATCAAGCTGGAACTGGCGGCCCACCTCGCGCGCGACGGCTTCGCCCATGTCGCCGACGCGGTCGGCGCCGACCATCGCTGATGGCGCGGCCGCCATGGACGTTCCCCCGCAACGCATCGTCATCCTCGGCCGGTCCGGCAGCGGCAAGTCGACGCTGGCGCGTATGCTCGGCGCGCGGCTCGACCTGCCGGTCGTCCATCTCGATGCGCTGTTCTGGCAGCCGGGCTGGGTCGAGCCCGACCGGGAGAGCTTCCGCCAGCGCCTGACCGCGGCCTTGGCCGGCGACCGCTGGATCACCGATGGCAACTTCAGCAACACCTTCGACCTGCGCCTGCCGCGCGCTGACCTCATCGTCTGGGTCGAGGTGCCGCGCCTCGTCTCGATCTGCCGCGCGCTGCGCCGCGTCTGGAAATATTACGGCCGCACCCGCCCGGACCTGGCGCCCGGCTGCCCGGAGCGGCTGGACCTCGCCTTCCTGCGCTACATCTGGAATTTCGACCGCGACATGAAGCCGAAGATCCTGGCGGCGGTCGCCCAGCATGGGCCGGGTGTGCCGATGGTGACGCTGCACGACGATGCCGAGGCGGCGGCCTTCCTCGCCACCATGCCCGACCGGGGCGGAGCACGATCATGACCGACCGCATCGCCTACAAGGTGCTGACCGCCGACCAGTTCGCGATCCTGGAACGCGACGGCCGCTTCGCCGGCGCGCCGGTCGACCTCGCCGACGGCTACATCCACCTGTCCACCGCGGCCCAACTCGCCCAGACCATCGACCGGCACTTCGCCGGCCAGACGGGCCTCGTCATCGTCGCCGTCGACCTGGAGGCCCTGGGCGATGCGGTGAAGTGGGAGCCGTCGCGCGGCGGGCAATTGTTCCCGCACGTCTATGGCGCGCTGACGAAGGCCGCCGCCCTGGCCAGCGGACCGCTGGATCGCGACCCGGTCGGCGGCATCCGGCTGCCGGGGACGGGGTGACGGCGGTGGCATGGGCAACCGCGCAATTGCCCCGCCACCCCCGCCATGGCACAACCGGCGGCCTCCTTCCCCCGCAACTTTCCCCGCGGTCCATGATCCAGATCCATGACGACATCTCGGCCATCGTCGAGAACTATGACGGCTTCATCCTCGATCTGTGGGGCGTGCTCCATGACGGGACCAAGGCCTATCCGGGCGTGCCCGAGGCGCTGACGCGCCTGCATGCGGCCGGCAAGAAGATCGCGCTGCTGTCGAACGCGCCGCGCCGCGCCGTCCATGCCGAGGCGCGGATGGTCGAGCTGGGGGTGCCGAAGGACCAGTACGACTTCGTCATGACCTCTGGCGAGGACACCTGGGTGCATCTGCGCGACCGGCCGGATGCGTTCTACAAGGGGCTGGGGCGGCGCTGCTTCCATATCGGTCCGGCGCGCGACGTGAACCTGTTCGAGGGCGTCGACGTCGAGCGGGTGGAGACGATCGAGGAGGCGGAGTTCATCCTCAATTCCGGCCCATGGGGTTATGACGAGACGATCGCCGACCATGAGGAGCGGCTGGCTAAGGGCGTGGCGCGCGGCCTGCCCATGGTCTGCGCCAACCCCGACCTGGTGGTGATGGTCGGCCCCCGCATCGTCATCTGCGCCGGCACGCTGGCCCGGCGCTACGAGGAGCTGGGCGGCCAGGTGCGCTATCACGGCAAGCCCTATCGCGGCGTCTACGACCGTATCCTGCACATGTTCGAGGGCGTGCCGCGCAACCGCATCTGCGCCATCGGCGACACGCTGCGCACCGACGTGGCGGGCGCCAACCTGATCGGCATCGACTCGTTGCTCGTCACCGGCGGCGTCCATGCCGAGGAGTTCGGCGCCGCCGTCGGCGTGCGGCCGGAGCCGGCCCTGATCGAGGCCGCGATCGCGCGCGAGGGCATCCGCCCGACGGCTGCCCTGGTCGGGTTCCGCTGACGGGCGGCGGCGAGCGCCGGGCGGGGTCGGGGGCGGCGGGTCGGATGTCCGGCACCTGGCGCCGCCTGCGCCTGGCACTCGCCGCCCTCTACCTGTTGGGTCCGACGGCCGCCGCGGCGGCCGACCATGCGATCGCGATGCATGGCGAGCCGGCGCTGGCGCCGGGCTTCGCCCATCTGCCCTATGCCGACCCGGCCGCGCCCAAGGGCGGCCGCATGGCGGCCGCGGCCTTCGGCAGCTTCGACAGCCTGAACCCCTTCGTCATCCGCGGCGTGCCGGCGCGCGGCGTGCGCCAGTACGTCTTCGAGAGCCTGCTGGCGCGCAACGAGGATGAGCCCTTCACGCTCTACGGCCTGCTCGCGGCCAAGGTCGAGGTGCCGCCCGACCGGGCCTGGGTCGCCTTCACGCTGGACCCGGCCGCGCGCTTCCAGAACGGCGATGCCGTCACCGTCGACGACGTGCTGTTCTCGCTCGACCTGCTGCGCCGCCAGGGGCGGCCCAACCACCGCCACTATTATTCCAAGGTGACGGCGACCGAGCGCATCGGCCAGCGCACGGTGAAGCTGGTCTTCGACGGCTCCGGCGATCGCGAGCTGCCGCTGATCCTGGGGCTGATGCCGGTGCTGCCGCGCAGCGTCTATGGCGCGCGCGCCTTCGACCAGGGCACGCTGGAGCTGCCGGTCGGCTCCGGCCCCTACCGGGTCGAGAAGGTGGAGCCCGGCCGCCAGGTCGTCTATCGCCGCGACCCCGACTGGTGGGGTCGCGACCGCCCGGTCAATCGCGGGCGCTTCAACTTCGACGAGATCCGCTACGACTATT encodes:
- a CDS encoding tellurite resistance TerB family protein produces the protein MLTPQDALIYTMVMVAAADSDMTDPEVSTIGEIVSHLPIFQNFEQGRLPRTAAACAEIMQQDDGLDVALDQIKAALPAKLRETAYALACDVVAADTKASQEELRLLEMIRHRLDVDRLTAAAIERGARARYARA
- a CDS encoding M20 family metallopeptidase, with product MNEASRNEPVISAEEIFEGIRQWVSIESPSTDAAAVNRMADHVQDGLARLGAIIERTPGRDGWGDILKARTQWGGDGPGILVLSHIDTVHPIGMIEKLRFERQGDVVFGPGIYDMKGGAYLAFYAYQHLMRAGRQTPLPVTFMFVPEEEVGSPTSRALIEAEALKNKYVLVTEPARDGGKIVTSRKGVGRFVVEIEGRPAHAGARHEDGRSAVRAMAKLILELEGMTDYDRGITTNVGLISGGTGVNVVPQFCTAEVDLRVPDAATGEEMVARILGITSDEPGVKVTVTGGMNRPPYQKDEKIAKLFDHAKMLAAEIGFELEDCVVTGGGSDGNFTAAVGVPTLDGLGVDGKGAHTDYEQAYYSSFEPRARLMLRMLETLT
- a CDS encoding PadR family transcriptional regulator; amino-acid sequence: MHSHHRHDGDHRFHARRAGRDDSDSHFGRHDGGRHERGGRGGRGGGRRMFESGELKLVLLRLLEDQPRHGYDFIREIETRTGGAYVPSPGVVYPTLTLLDDLGHIAEARADGTRRLYSITDAGRAELEANRADAEAATARLSALGAERERVDGGPVRRAMHNLKEVLHQRLASEGVDRQILFDVAAIIDEAAGRIERL
- a CDS encoding quinone-dependent dihydroorotate dehydrogenase, with product MDIYRAALPLIRALPAEPAHDLTLRLLEYGLAPAPRPMAEPLSLAIDLWGRRFPNPVGLAAGFDKDARVPARMLRFGFGFVETGTVTPLPQAGNPKPRLFRLPEDRGVVNRFGFNNRGLEAYVTRLQALAAAGRPGIVGANVGKNKDQADAVADYVAGIERVAGLADYLVVNVSSPNTPGLRDLQRREPLLALARAVLAARARVVPVDAPPLLLKVAPDLSPDDRADIAFVALESGIDGLIVGNTTVSRPAGLSGAARGEPGGLSGRPLFRLSTDVLADLWRLTQGRIPIVGAGGVSSGAEAYAKIRAGASLVQLYTALVYEGPGLVGRIKLELAAHLARDGFAHVADAVGADHR
- a CDS encoding P-loop NTPase family protein, producing MDVPPQRIVILGRSGSGKSTLARMLGARLDLPVVHLDALFWQPGWVEPDRESFRQRLTAALAGDRWITDGNFSNTFDLRLPRADLIVWVEVPRLVSICRALRRVWKYYGRTRPDLAPGCPERLDLAFLRYIWNFDRDMKPKILAAVAQHGPGVPMVTLHDDAEAAAFLATMPDRGGARS
- a CDS encoding DUF952 domain-containing protein, producing MTDRIAYKVLTADQFAILERDGRFAGAPVDLADGYIHLSTAAQLAQTIDRHFAGQTGLVIVAVDLEALGDAVKWEPSRGGQLFPHVYGALTKAAALASGPLDRDPVGGIRLPGTG
- a CDS encoding TIGR01459 family HAD-type hydrolase, whose amino-acid sequence is MIQIHDDISAIVENYDGFILDLWGVLHDGTKAYPGVPEALTRLHAAGKKIALLSNAPRRAVHAEARMVELGVPKDQYDFVMTSGEDTWVHLRDRPDAFYKGLGRRCFHIGPARDVNLFEGVDVERVETIEEAEFILNSGPWGYDETIADHEERLAKGVARGLPMVCANPDLVVMVGPRIVICAGTLARRYEELGGQVRYHGKPYRGVYDRILHMFEGVPRNRICAIGDTLRTDVAGANLIGIDSLLVTGGVHAEEFGAAVGVRPEPALIEAAIAREGIRPTAALVGFR